The proteins below come from a single Columba livia isolate bColLiv1 breed racing homer chromosome 28, bColLiv1.pat.W.v2, whole genome shotgun sequence genomic window:
- the ADAM15 gene encoding disintegrin and metalloproteinase domain-containing protein 15 isoform X3: MRTLRLLLFLLLFVLLLAAGTGANGSGAGDSSWQRRTEPQHSWRVTPRVLRDNRTLSLAEATQGGFPARLRVLLELEGTRLVLELEQNWDPVLGAGVLLYYLPNGTRAAQEASEQERCCYRGTARGFPGSWAKLCACAGLSGHVRLAATRSYGLEPDAGGSPGHHVAYRLREARLAPRACGQGAPDPPQVEVEETEPPRLQRAKRAAEQRFVELVMVVDHAAFQNYPDLQRVHTRTLEIANQVDAFFQPLGVRVALLAVEVWSDGDRFAVGGSARATLERFLRWRWEELLPRLPHDNAQLLTGVRFDDVSVGMSAQSSMCSPARSGGVSTDHSVSVLVVASTVAHQLGHNLGMRHDSAGRFCHCGDLRQDRGCIMAAPTGLTPGLSFSNCSRQDLARSLRQGRGWCLSNVPEPRPVASEPLCGNGFLEPGEGCDCGLSLECADPCCNSTSCQLMPGAECAAGDTCCQDCRLRGAGHPCREPLGECDLPEFCDGVSPHCPPDAFLQDGQPCAGGTALCHGGACATYEGQCQQLLGTGAGPVTESCMATLNARGDERGHCGQLPNGSYVACAPRDAGCGMLQCRRAGTTGDASCQGTLLPRDEDVSDAAMVLPGTACGPGKVCLQHRCQDVAALGDQQCQSKCHGRGVCNNHGHCHCERGWAPPTCESPGAGGSEDSGPPTPQRGGSALPTALLLSALLVLALALGLCRARRAGWHKRLCQLGKGTSCQYSAETRVRFLGPEAPAGRSGISQPQPRSGSPPARPRPPRWQRATELQDMHGSKDRPPPPTRPLPADPVLPGAQPPGPAKPPPPQRPLPLDPPGPSLPCGETPPGHPYVTVIPSRAPPPPPAGTQREA, encoded by the exons ATGCGGACGCTGCggctgctcctcttcctcctcctcttcgtCCTCCTCCTCGCCGCCGGTACCGGGGCCAACGGGAGCGGCGCAG GTGACAGCTCGTGGCAGCGCCGCACAGAACCGCAACACTCCTGGCGTGTCACCCCGCGGGTCCTGCGGGACAATCGGACACTCAGCTTGGCGGAGGCGACCCAG GGGGGGTTTCCTGCCCGGCTGCgggtcctgctggagctggaggggaCGCGGTtggtgctggagctggagcagaaCTG GGATCCGGTGCTGGGCGCCGGGGTGCTGCTCTACTACCTGCCCAACGGCACGCGGGCGGCGCAGGAGGCCAGCGAGCAG GAACGTTGCTGCTACCGAGGGACGGCCCGTGGCTTCCCCGGCTCCTGGGCCAAGCTCTGTGCCTGCGCTGGGCTCAG cgGCCACGTCCGGCTGGCGGCCACCAGGAGCTACGGGCTGGAGCCGGATGCTGGTGGCTCCCCGGGGCACCACGTCGCCTACCGGCTGCGGGAAGCCCGGCTGGCGCCGCGGGCCTGCGGGCAGGGGGCCCCGGACCCCCCCCAGGTGGAGGTGGAGGAGACAGAGCCCCCCCGGTTGCAGAGA gccaagcgggcggcagaGCAGCGCTTCGTGGAGCTGGTGATGGTGGTTGACCACGCCGCG ttccagAATTACCCCGACCTGCAGCGTGTCCACACCCGCACCCTGGAGATCGCCAACCAGGTGGACGCG tTCTTCCAGCCGCTGGGGGTGCGGGTGGCCCTGCTGGCGGTGGAGGTCTGGAGCGACGGCGACCGCTTCGCGGTGGGCGGCAGCGCCCGGGCGACGCTGGAGCGGTTCCTGCGCTGGCgctgggaggagctgctgccgcGGCTGCCCCACGACAACGCGCAGCTGCTCAC gggcgTCCGCTTCGACGACGTCTCGGTGGGGATGTCGGCCCAGAGCTCCATGTGCTCCCCCGCGCGCTCCGGGGGGGTCAGCACG GACCACTCGGTCAGCGTCCTCGTCGTCGCCTCCACCGTGGCGCATCAGCTGGGACACAACCTGGGCATGCGCCACGACAGCGCCGGGCGCTTCTGCCACTGCGGCGACCTCCGGCAGGACCGCGGCTGCATCATGGCGGCACCCACGGG GTTGACACCCGGTCTGAGCTTCAGCAACTGCAGCCGGCAGGACCTGGCGCGCAGCCTGCGGCAGGGTCGCGGCTGGTGCCTGTCCAACGTCCCCGAGCCGCGGCCCGTGGCCAGCGAGCCCCTCTGTGGCAACGGCTTCTTGGAGCCGGGCGAGGGCTGCGACTGCGGCCTCAGCTTG GAGTGCGCCGATCCCTGCTGCAACAGCACCAGCTGCCAGCTGATGCCGGGGGCCGAGTGCGCGGCGGGGGACACGTGCTGCCAGGACTGCCGG CTGCGTGGCGCCGGTCACCCGTGCCGGGAACCCCTGGGTGAGTGTGACCTGCCTGAGTTCTGCGATGGGGTGTCACCGCACTGCCCCCCCGACGCCTTCCTGCAGGACGGGCAGCCCTGCGCCGGCGGCACCGCGCTGTGCCACGGCGGAGCCTGCGCCACCTACGAGGGAcagtgccagcagctgctggggacag GCGCAGGGCCCGTCACCGAATCCTGCATGGCCACGCTGAACGCGCGCGGGGATGAACGCGGGCACTGCGGGCAGCTCCCCAACGGCTCCTACGTCGCCTGCGCCCCGCG CGATGCCGGCTGCGGGATGCTGCAGTGCCGGCGTGCCGGCACCACGGGGGACGCGTCCTGCCAGGGGACCCTCCTGCCCAGGGACGAGGACGTGAGCGACGCGGCCATGGTGctgcccggcacagcctgcGGGCCCGGCAAG GTGTGTCTCCAGCACCGGTGCCAGGATGTCGCAGCGCTGGGCGACCAGCAGTGCCAGAGCAAGTGCCACGGGCGCGGG GTGTGCAACAACCACGGGCACTGCCACTGCGAGCGCGGCTGGGCCCCCCCAACCTGCGAGAGCCCTGGCGCGGGGGGCAGCGAGGACAGTGGCCCCCCCACCCCGCAGCGAG GGGGGAGCGCCCTGCCCACCGCCCTGCTGCTGAGCGCGCTGCTGGTGCTGGCGCTGGCGCTGGGGCTGTGCCGCGCCCGCCGCGCCGGCTGGCACAAGCGGCTGTGCCAGCTCGGCAAGGGGACGTCGTGCCAGTACAG CGCTGAGACCCGGGTGCGATTCCTGGGTCCAGAAGCCCCAGCCGGCCGGAGCGG GATCTCGCAGCCACAGCCCCGCTCGGGCAGCCCCCCCGCGCGCCCCCGGCCCCCGCGGTGGCAGCGGGCCACGGAGCTGCAGGACATGCACGGCAGCAAG
- the ADAM15 gene encoding disintegrin and metalloproteinase domain-containing protein 15 isoform X2: MRTLRLLLFLLLFVLLLAAGTGANGSGAGDSSWQRRTEPQHSWRVTPRVLRDNRTLSLAEATQGGFPARLRVLLELEGTRLVLELEQNWDPVLGAGVLLYYLPNGTRAAQEASEQERCCYRGTARGFPGSWAKLCACAGLSGHVRLAATRSYGLEPDAGGSPGHHVAYRLREARLAPRACGQGAPDPPQVEVEETEPPRLQRAKRAAEQRFVELVMVVDHAAFQNYPDLQRVHTRTLEIANQVDAFFQPLGVRVALLAVEVWSDGDRFAVGGSARATLERFLRWRWEELLPRLPHDNAQLLTGVRFDDVSVGMSAQSSMCSPARSGGVSTDHSVSVLVVASTVAHQLGHNLGMRHDSAGRFCHCGDLRQDRGCIMAAPTGLTPGLSFSNCSRQDLARSLRQGRGWCLSNVPEPRPVASEPLCGNGFLEPGEGCDCGLSLECADPCCNSTSCQLMPGAECAAGDTCCQDCRLRGAGHPCREPLGECDLPEFCDGVSPHCPPDAFLQDGQPCAGGTALCHGGACATYEGQCQQLLGTGAGPVTESCMATLNARGDERGHCGQLPNGSYVACAPRDAGCGMLQCRRAGTTGDASCQGTLLPRDEDVSDAAMVLPGTACGPGKVCLQHRCQDVAALGDQQCQSKCHGRGVCNNHGHCHCERGWAPPTCESPGAGGSEDSGPPTPQRGGSALPTALLLSALLVLALALGLCRARRAGWHKRLCQLGKGTSCQYSAETRVRFLGPEAPAGRSGISQPQPRSGSPPARPRPPRWQRATELQDMHGSKPAARGSARPDPPSRPLPPDPPPKPPGPAKPPPPQRPLPLDPPGPSLPCGETPPGHPYVTVIPSRAPPPPPAGTQREA, encoded by the exons ATGCGGACGCTGCggctgctcctcttcctcctcctcttcgtCCTCCTCCTCGCCGCCGGTACCGGGGCCAACGGGAGCGGCGCAG GTGACAGCTCGTGGCAGCGCCGCACAGAACCGCAACACTCCTGGCGTGTCACCCCGCGGGTCCTGCGGGACAATCGGACACTCAGCTTGGCGGAGGCGACCCAG GGGGGGTTTCCTGCCCGGCTGCgggtcctgctggagctggaggggaCGCGGTtggtgctggagctggagcagaaCTG GGATCCGGTGCTGGGCGCCGGGGTGCTGCTCTACTACCTGCCCAACGGCACGCGGGCGGCGCAGGAGGCCAGCGAGCAG GAACGTTGCTGCTACCGAGGGACGGCCCGTGGCTTCCCCGGCTCCTGGGCCAAGCTCTGTGCCTGCGCTGGGCTCAG cgGCCACGTCCGGCTGGCGGCCACCAGGAGCTACGGGCTGGAGCCGGATGCTGGTGGCTCCCCGGGGCACCACGTCGCCTACCGGCTGCGGGAAGCCCGGCTGGCGCCGCGGGCCTGCGGGCAGGGGGCCCCGGACCCCCCCCAGGTGGAGGTGGAGGAGACAGAGCCCCCCCGGTTGCAGAGA gccaagcgggcggcagaGCAGCGCTTCGTGGAGCTGGTGATGGTGGTTGACCACGCCGCG ttccagAATTACCCCGACCTGCAGCGTGTCCACACCCGCACCCTGGAGATCGCCAACCAGGTGGACGCG tTCTTCCAGCCGCTGGGGGTGCGGGTGGCCCTGCTGGCGGTGGAGGTCTGGAGCGACGGCGACCGCTTCGCGGTGGGCGGCAGCGCCCGGGCGACGCTGGAGCGGTTCCTGCGCTGGCgctgggaggagctgctgccgcGGCTGCCCCACGACAACGCGCAGCTGCTCAC gggcgTCCGCTTCGACGACGTCTCGGTGGGGATGTCGGCCCAGAGCTCCATGTGCTCCCCCGCGCGCTCCGGGGGGGTCAGCACG GACCACTCGGTCAGCGTCCTCGTCGTCGCCTCCACCGTGGCGCATCAGCTGGGACACAACCTGGGCATGCGCCACGACAGCGCCGGGCGCTTCTGCCACTGCGGCGACCTCCGGCAGGACCGCGGCTGCATCATGGCGGCACCCACGGG GTTGACACCCGGTCTGAGCTTCAGCAACTGCAGCCGGCAGGACCTGGCGCGCAGCCTGCGGCAGGGTCGCGGCTGGTGCCTGTCCAACGTCCCCGAGCCGCGGCCCGTGGCCAGCGAGCCCCTCTGTGGCAACGGCTTCTTGGAGCCGGGCGAGGGCTGCGACTGCGGCCTCAGCTTG GAGTGCGCCGATCCCTGCTGCAACAGCACCAGCTGCCAGCTGATGCCGGGGGCCGAGTGCGCGGCGGGGGACACGTGCTGCCAGGACTGCCGG CTGCGTGGCGCCGGTCACCCGTGCCGGGAACCCCTGGGTGAGTGTGACCTGCCTGAGTTCTGCGATGGGGTGTCACCGCACTGCCCCCCCGACGCCTTCCTGCAGGACGGGCAGCCCTGCGCCGGCGGCACCGCGCTGTGCCACGGCGGAGCCTGCGCCACCTACGAGGGAcagtgccagcagctgctggggacag GCGCAGGGCCCGTCACCGAATCCTGCATGGCCACGCTGAACGCGCGCGGGGATGAACGCGGGCACTGCGGGCAGCTCCCCAACGGCTCCTACGTCGCCTGCGCCCCGCG CGATGCCGGCTGCGGGATGCTGCAGTGCCGGCGTGCCGGCACCACGGGGGACGCGTCCTGCCAGGGGACCCTCCTGCCCAGGGACGAGGACGTGAGCGACGCGGCCATGGTGctgcccggcacagcctgcGGGCCCGGCAAG GTGTGTCTCCAGCACCGGTGCCAGGATGTCGCAGCGCTGGGCGACCAGCAGTGCCAGAGCAAGTGCCACGGGCGCGGG GTGTGCAACAACCACGGGCACTGCCACTGCGAGCGCGGCTGGGCCCCCCCAACCTGCGAGAGCCCTGGCGCGGGGGGCAGCGAGGACAGTGGCCCCCCCACCCCGCAGCGAG GGGGGAGCGCCCTGCCCACCGCCCTGCTGCTGAGCGCGCTGCTGGTGCTGGCGCTGGCGCTGGGGCTGTGCCGCGCCCGCCGCGCCGGCTGGCACAAGCGGCTGTGCCAGCTCGGCAAGGGGACGTCGTGCCAGTACAG CGCTGAGACCCGGGTGCGATTCCTGGGTCCAGAAGCCCCAGCCGGCCGGAGCGG GATCTCGCAGCCACAGCCCCGCTCGGGCAGCCCCCCCGCGCGCCCCCGGCCCCCGCGGTGGCAGCGGGCCACGGAGCTGCAGGACATGCACGGCAGCAAG CCGGCTGCCCGCGGCTCGGCGCGGCCCGACCCGCCGtcccggcccctcccgccgGACCCTCCGCCCAAG
- the ADAM15 gene encoding disintegrin and metalloproteinase domain-containing protein 15 isoform X6, producing the protein MRTLRLLLFLLLFVLLLAAGTGANGSGAGDSSWQRRTEPQHSWRVTPRVLRDNRTLSLAEATQGGFPARLRVLLELEGTRLVLELEQNWDPVLGAGVLLYYLPNGTRAAQEASEQERCCYRGTARGFPGSWAKLCACAGLSGHVRLAATRSYGLEPDAGGSPGHHVAYRLREARLAPRACGQGAPDPPQVEVEETEPPRLQRAKRAAEQRFVELVMVVDHAAFQNYPDLQRVHTRTLEIANQVDAFFQPLGVRVALLAVEVWSDGDRFAVGGSARATLERFLRWRWEELLPRLPHDNAQLLTGVRFDDVSVGMSAQSSMCSPARSGGVSTDHSVSVLVVASTVAHQLGHNLGMRHDSAGRFCHCGDLRQDRGCIMAAPTGLTPGLSFSNCSRQDLARSLRQGRGWCLSNVPEPRPVASEPLCGNGFLEPGEGCDCGLSLECADPCCNSTSCQLMPGAECAAGDTCCQDCRLRGAGHPCREPLGECDLPEFCDGVSPHCPPDAFLQDGQPCAGGTALCHGGACATYEGQCQQLLGTGAGPVTESCMATLNARGDERGHCGQLPNGSYVACAPRDAGCGMLQCRRAGTTGDASCQGTLLPRDEDVSDAAMVLPGTACGPGKVCLQHRCQDVAALGDQQCQSKCHGRGVCNNHGHCHCERGWAPPTCESPGAGGSEDSGPPTPQRGGSALPTALLLSALLVLALALGLCRARRAGWHKRLCQLGKGTSCQYRISQPQPRSGSPPARPRPPRWQRATELQDMHGSKPPGPAKPPPPQRPLPLDPPGPSLPCGETPPGHPYVTVIPSRAPPPPPAGTQREA; encoded by the exons ATGCGGACGCTGCggctgctcctcttcctcctcctcttcgtCCTCCTCCTCGCCGCCGGTACCGGGGCCAACGGGAGCGGCGCAG GTGACAGCTCGTGGCAGCGCCGCACAGAACCGCAACACTCCTGGCGTGTCACCCCGCGGGTCCTGCGGGACAATCGGACACTCAGCTTGGCGGAGGCGACCCAG GGGGGGTTTCCTGCCCGGCTGCgggtcctgctggagctggaggggaCGCGGTtggtgctggagctggagcagaaCTG GGATCCGGTGCTGGGCGCCGGGGTGCTGCTCTACTACCTGCCCAACGGCACGCGGGCGGCGCAGGAGGCCAGCGAGCAG GAACGTTGCTGCTACCGAGGGACGGCCCGTGGCTTCCCCGGCTCCTGGGCCAAGCTCTGTGCCTGCGCTGGGCTCAG cgGCCACGTCCGGCTGGCGGCCACCAGGAGCTACGGGCTGGAGCCGGATGCTGGTGGCTCCCCGGGGCACCACGTCGCCTACCGGCTGCGGGAAGCCCGGCTGGCGCCGCGGGCCTGCGGGCAGGGGGCCCCGGACCCCCCCCAGGTGGAGGTGGAGGAGACAGAGCCCCCCCGGTTGCAGAGA gccaagcgggcggcagaGCAGCGCTTCGTGGAGCTGGTGATGGTGGTTGACCACGCCGCG ttccagAATTACCCCGACCTGCAGCGTGTCCACACCCGCACCCTGGAGATCGCCAACCAGGTGGACGCG tTCTTCCAGCCGCTGGGGGTGCGGGTGGCCCTGCTGGCGGTGGAGGTCTGGAGCGACGGCGACCGCTTCGCGGTGGGCGGCAGCGCCCGGGCGACGCTGGAGCGGTTCCTGCGCTGGCgctgggaggagctgctgccgcGGCTGCCCCACGACAACGCGCAGCTGCTCAC gggcgTCCGCTTCGACGACGTCTCGGTGGGGATGTCGGCCCAGAGCTCCATGTGCTCCCCCGCGCGCTCCGGGGGGGTCAGCACG GACCACTCGGTCAGCGTCCTCGTCGTCGCCTCCACCGTGGCGCATCAGCTGGGACACAACCTGGGCATGCGCCACGACAGCGCCGGGCGCTTCTGCCACTGCGGCGACCTCCGGCAGGACCGCGGCTGCATCATGGCGGCACCCACGGG GTTGACACCCGGTCTGAGCTTCAGCAACTGCAGCCGGCAGGACCTGGCGCGCAGCCTGCGGCAGGGTCGCGGCTGGTGCCTGTCCAACGTCCCCGAGCCGCGGCCCGTGGCCAGCGAGCCCCTCTGTGGCAACGGCTTCTTGGAGCCGGGCGAGGGCTGCGACTGCGGCCTCAGCTTG GAGTGCGCCGATCCCTGCTGCAACAGCACCAGCTGCCAGCTGATGCCGGGGGCCGAGTGCGCGGCGGGGGACACGTGCTGCCAGGACTGCCGG CTGCGTGGCGCCGGTCACCCGTGCCGGGAACCCCTGGGTGAGTGTGACCTGCCTGAGTTCTGCGATGGGGTGTCACCGCACTGCCCCCCCGACGCCTTCCTGCAGGACGGGCAGCCCTGCGCCGGCGGCACCGCGCTGTGCCACGGCGGAGCCTGCGCCACCTACGAGGGAcagtgccagcagctgctggggacag GCGCAGGGCCCGTCACCGAATCCTGCATGGCCACGCTGAACGCGCGCGGGGATGAACGCGGGCACTGCGGGCAGCTCCCCAACGGCTCCTACGTCGCCTGCGCCCCGCG CGATGCCGGCTGCGGGATGCTGCAGTGCCGGCGTGCCGGCACCACGGGGGACGCGTCCTGCCAGGGGACCCTCCTGCCCAGGGACGAGGACGTGAGCGACGCGGCCATGGTGctgcccggcacagcctgcGGGCCCGGCAAG GTGTGTCTCCAGCACCGGTGCCAGGATGTCGCAGCGCTGGGCGACCAGCAGTGCCAGAGCAAGTGCCACGGGCGCGGG GTGTGCAACAACCACGGGCACTGCCACTGCGAGCGCGGCTGGGCCCCCCCAACCTGCGAGAGCCCTGGCGCGGGGGGCAGCGAGGACAGTGGCCCCCCCACCCCGCAGCGAG GGGGGAGCGCCCTGCCCACCGCCCTGCTGCTGAGCGCGCTGCTGGTGCTGGCGCTGGCGCTGGGGCTGTGCCGCGCCCGCCGCGCCGGCTGGCACAAGCGGCTGTGCCAGCTCGGCAAGGGGACGTCGTGCCAGTACAG GATCTCGCAGCCACAGCCCCGCTCGGGCAGCCCCCCCGCGCGCCCCCGGCCCCCGCGGTGGCAGCGGGCCACGGAGCTGCAGGACATGCACGGCAGCAAG
- the ADAM15 gene encoding disintegrin and metalloproteinase domain-containing protein 15 isoform X1, whose translation MRTLRLLLFLLLFVLLLAAGTGANGSGAGDSSWQRRTEPQHSWRVTPRVLRDNRTLSLAEATQGGFPARLRVLLELEGTRLVLELEQNWDPVLGAGVLLYYLPNGTRAAQEASEQERCCYRGTARGFPGSWAKLCACAGLSGHVRLAATRSYGLEPDAGGSPGHHVAYRLREARLAPRACGQGAPDPPQVEVEETEPPRLQRAKRAAEQRFVELVMVVDHAAFQNYPDLQRVHTRTLEIANQVDAFFQPLGVRVALLAVEVWSDGDRFAVGGSARATLERFLRWRWEELLPRLPHDNAQLLTGVRFDDVSVGMSAQSSMCSPARSGGVSTDHSVSVLVVASTVAHQLGHNLGMRHDSAGRFCHCGDLRQDRGCIMAAPTGLTPGLSFSNCSRQDLARSLRQGRGWCLSNVPEPRPVASEPLCGNGFLEPGEGCDCGLSLECADPCCNSTSCQLMPGAECAAGDTCCQDCRLRGAGHPCREPLGECDLPEFCDGVSPHCPPDAFLQDGQPCAGGTALCHGGACATYEGQCQQLLGTGAGPVTESCMATLNARGDERGHCGQLPNGSYVACAPRDAGCGMLQCRRAGTTGDASCQGTLLPRDEDVSDAAMVLPGTACGPGKVCLQHRCQDVAALGDQQCQSKCHGRGVCNNHGHCHCERGWAPPTCESPGAGGSEDSGPPTPQRGGSALPTALLLSALLVLALALGLCRARRAGWHKRLCQLGKGTSCQYSAETRVRFLGPEAPAGRSGISQPQPRSGSPPARPRPPRWQRATELQDMHGSKPAARGSARPDPPSRPLPPDPPPKDRPPPPTRPLPADPVLPGAQPPGPAKPPPPQRPLPLDPPGPSLPCGETPPGHPYVTVIPSRAPPPPPAGTQREA comes from the exons ATGCGGACGCTGCggctgctcctcttcctcctcctcttcgtCCTCCTCCTCGCCGCCGGTACCGGGGCCAACGGGAGCGGCGCAG GTGACAGCTCGTGGCAGCGCCGCACAGAACCGCAACACTCCTGGCGTGTCACCCCGCGGGTCCTGCGGGACAATCGGACACTCAGCTTGGCGGAGGCGACCCAG GGGGGGTTTCCTGCCCGGCTGCgggtcctgctggagctggaggggaCGCGGTtggtgctggagctggagcagaaCTG GGATCCGGTGCTGGGCGCCGGGGTGCTGCTCTACTACCTGCCCAACGGCACGCGGGCGGCGCAGGAGGCCAGCGAGCAG GAACGTTGCTGCTACCGAGGGACGGCCCGTGGCTTCCCCGGCTCCTGGGCCAAGCTCTGTGCCTGCGCTGGGCTCAG cgGCCACGTCCGGCTGGCGGCCACCAGGAGCTACGGGCTGGAGCCGGATGCTGGTGGCTCCCCGGGGCACCACGTCGCCTACCGGCTGCGGGAAGCCCGGCTGGCGCCGCGGGCCTGCGGGCAGGGGGCCCCGGACCCCCCCCAGGTGGAGGTGGAGGAGACAGAGCCCCCCCGGTTGCAGAGA gccaagcgggcggcagaGCAGCGCTTCGTGGAGCTGGTGATGGTGGTTGACCACGCCGCG ttccagAATTACCCCGACCTGCAGCGTGTCCACACCCGCACCCTGGAGATCGCCAACCAGGTGGACGCG tTCTTCCAGCCGCTGGGGGTGCGGGTGGCCCTGCTGGCGGTGGAGGTCTGGAGCGACGGCGACCGCTTCGCGGTGGGCGGCAGCGCCCGGGCGACGCTGGAGCGGTTCCTGCGCTGGCgctgggaggagctgctgccgcGGCTGCCCCACGACAACGCGCAGCTGCTCAC gggcgTCCGCTTCGACGACGTCTCGGTGGGGATGTCGGCCCAGAGCTCCATGTGCTCCCCCGCGCGCTCCGGGGGGGTCAGCACG GACCACTCGGTCAGCGTCCTCGTCGTCGCCTCCACCGTGGCGCATCAGCTGGGACACAACCTGGGCATGCGCCACGACAGCGCCGGGCGCTTCTGCCACTGCGGCGACCTCCGGCAGGACCGCGGCTGCATCATGGCGGCACCCACGGG GTTGACACCCGGTCTGAGCTTCAGCAACTGCAGCCGGCAGGACCTGGCGCGCAGCCTGCGGCAGGGTCGCGGCTGGTGCCTGTCCAACGTCCCCGAGCCGCGGCCCGTGGCCAGCGAGCCCCTCTGTGGCAACGGCTTCTTGGAGCCGGGCGAGGGCTGCGACTGCGGCCTCAGCTTG GAGTGCGCCGATCCCTGCTGCAACAGCACCAGCTGCCAGCTGATGCCGGGGGCCGAGTGCGCGGCGGGGGACACGTGCTGCCAGGACTGCCGG CTGCGTGGCGCCGGTCACCCGTGCCGGGAACCCCTGGGTGAGTGTGACCTGCCTGAGTTCTGCGATGGGGTGTCACCGCACTGCCCCCCCGACGCCTTCCTGCAGGACGGGCAGCCCTGCGCCGGCGGCACCGCGCTGTGCCACGGCGGAGCCTGCGCCACCTACGAGGGAcagtgccagcagctgctggggacag GCGCAGGGCCCGTCACCGAATCCTGCATGGCCACGCTGAACGCGCGCGGGGATGAACGCGGGCACTGCGGGCAGCTCCCCAACGGCTCCTACGTCGCCTGCGCCCCGCG CGATGCCGGCTGCGGGATGCTGCAGTGCCGGCGTGCCGGCACCACGGGGGACGCGTCCTGCCAGGGGACCCTCCTGCCCAGGGACGAGGACGTGAGCGACGCGGCCATGGTGctgcccggcacagcctgcGGGCCCGGCAAG GTGTGTCTCCAGCACCGGTGCCAGGATGTCGCAGCGCTGGGCGACCAGCAGTGCCAGAGCAAGTGCCACGGGCGCGGG GTGTGCAACAACCACGGGCACTGCCACTGCGAGCGCGGCTGGGCCCCCCCAACCTGCGAGAGCCCTGGCGCGGGGGGCAGCGAGGACAGTGGCCCCCCCACCCCGCAGCGAG GGGGGAGCGCCCTGCCCACCGCCCTGCTGCTGAGCGCGCTGCTGGTGCTGGCGCTGGCGCTGGGGCTGTGCCGCGCCCGCCGCGCCGGCTGGCACAAGCGGCTGTGCCAGCTCGGCAAGGGGACGTCGTGCCAGTACAG CGCTGAGACCCGGGTGCGATTCCTGGGTCCAGAAGCCCCAGCCGGCCGGAGCGG GATCTCGCAGCCACAGCCCCGCTCGGGCAGCCCCCCCGCGCGCCCCCGGCCCCCGCGGTGGCAGCGGGCCACGGAGCTGCAGGACATGCACGGCAGCAAG CCGGCTGCCCGCGGCTCGGCGCGGCCCGACCCGCCGtcccggcccctcccgccgGACCCTCCGCCCAAG